A genomic window from Triticum urartu cultivar G1812 chromosome 7, Tu2.1, whole genome shotgun sequence includes:
- the LOC125520318 gene encoding ABC transporter C family member 10-like, with protein MGSLTSSWMMNLCGGPVCSNQDVLSCAFKEVFDSSTCTNHLAATGIALLLVLALSLQLVIKIPKSGASAQGLVAVGSPLQLAAVVFSGILGLVYLGLGLSMLGSIFSQDASVYLPHWWLVTLSQGFSLVLSSFAFSVRPWFLGASFVPVWSILVALYAAFICCSSVVGIVADKAVTIKACLDVLSLPAAFLFLLYGVRRSHDEDDYQATGKALYQPLNTEADDQIADSDTQVTSFAKAGFFSKMSFWWLNHLMKMGYKKPLEDKDMPLLQTTDRAHNQYLMFLEKLNSKQSQSHATPSILWTIVSCHKREIIVSGFFALLKVLTLSTGPLLLKAFINVSVGKGTFKYEGFVLAATMFVCKCCESLSQRQWFFRTRRLGLQVRSFLSAAIYKKQQKLSNSAKMKHSSGQIMNYVTVDAYRIGEFPYWFHQTWTTSLQLCIALAILYNAVGAAAVSSLAVIIITVIGNAPVAKLQHKFQSKLMEAQDVRLKAMSESLVHMKILKLYSWEGHFKKVIEGLREVEYKWLSAFLLRRAYNSFLFWSSPVLVSAATFLTCYLFKIPLDASNVFTTVATLRLVQDPVRTIPDVIAVLIQAKVGFTRISKFLDAPELNGQVRKKYRAGIDYPIAMNSCSFSWDENPSKPTLNNINLVVKAGEKVAICGEVGSGKSTLLASVLGEVPKTEGTIEVCGKIAYVSQTAWIQTGTVQDNILFGSLMDRQIYQETIERCSLVKDLEMLPFGDRTQIGERGVNLSGGQKQRVQLARALYQNADIYLLDDPFSAVDAHTATSLFNDYVMGVLSDKTVLLVTHQVDFLPVFDSILLMSDGEVIRSAPYQDLLADCQEFKYLVNAHKDTVGVQDPNSAPHGAKEIPTKETDGIHVNRYIESVGPSPVDQLIKKEERESGDTGLKPYMLYLRQNKGFLYASLSVMSHIVFLAGQISQNSWMAANVQNPHVSTLKLISVYVGIGVCTMIFVLSRCLFVVVLGVQTSRSLFTQLLNSLFRAPMSFFDSTPQGRILSRVSSDLSIVDLDIPFAFMFSLSSCLNAYSNVGVLAVVVWQVLFVALPMIVLVIQLQRYYLASAKELMRINGTTKSALANHLGESISGAITIRAFEEEDRFFAKNLELVDKNAGPYFFNFAATEWLIERLEIMGAVVLSSSAFVMALLPAGTFSPGFIGMALSYGLSLNNSFVNTIQKQCDLANKIISVERVNQYMDIPSEAPEVIEENRPAPDWPQVGSVELKDLKIRYREDAPLVLHGISCKFQGRDKIGIVGRTGSGKTTLIGALFRLVEPAEGKIIIDSVDISTIGLHDLRSRLGIIPQDPTLFQGTVRYNLDPLGQFSDQQIWEVLDKCQLLEAVQEKKQGLDSLVAEDGSNWSMGQRQLFCLGRTLLKRCRILVLDEATASIDNTTDAVLQKTIRTEFKHCTVITVAHRIPTVMDCDMVLAMSDGKVAEYDKPSKLMETEGSLFRELVNEYWSYTSNGNI; from the exons ATGGGTTCCCTCACAA GTTCTTGGATGATGAACTTGTGTGGGGGTCCAGTATGCTCCAACCAAGATGTACTTTCATGTGCCTTCAAGGAAGTATTCGACTCTTCCACTTGCACGAATCATCTGGCGGCGACTGGCATCGCCTTGCTGCTCGTACTCGCGCTCTCACTCCAGCTGGTTATCAAAATCCCGAAGAGTGGAGCGTCTGCTCAGGGGCTCGTCGCAGTCGGCTCACCACTGCAGTTGGCTGCAGTGGTCTTCAGTGGCATCCTGGGGCTGGTTTATCTTGGCCTAGGACTGTCGATGCTGGGAAGCATCTTCAGTCAGGATGCTTCTGTTTACCTGCCACACTGGTGGCTTGTGACATTATCTCAAGGATTCAGTTTGGTCCTTTCCAGCTTTGCTTTCAGCGTCAGGCCTTGGTTTCTCGGAGCTTCATTTGTTCCAGTTTGGTCGATTCTGGTGGCCCTGTACGCAGCATTCATATGCTGTTCCTCGGTTGTTGGCATTGTTGCAGATAAGGCAGTCACCATTAAGGCCTGTTTGGATGTTCTGTCCCTACCAGCTGCATTTCTCTTCCTACTTTATGGCGTTCGGCGCAGCCATGATGAAGACGATTACCAGGCAACAGGAAAAGCTTTATACCAGCCCCTGAACACCGAGGCAGATGATCAGATAGCTGATTCTGACACTCAGGTGACTTCTTTTGCTAAAGCTGGTTTTTTCAGCAAGATGTCATTTTGGTGGTTGAACCATTTGATGAAGATGGGTTATAAGAAGCCTCTTGAGGACAAAGATATGCCACTTTTACAAACCACAGACCGAGCACATAACCAgtacttgatgttcttggagaagCTGAATAGCAAGCAGTCGCAGTCACATGCCACACCATCAATCTTGTGGACTATTGTTTCTTGCCACAAGCGTGAGATCATAGTCTCAGGTTTCTTTGCTTTGCTCAAGGTGCTCACCTTATCTACAGGCCCATTGCTTCTCAAGGCATTCATCAATGTATCAGTTGGCAAAGGGACCTTTAAATATGAAGGCTTTGTGCTGGCTGCGACAATGTTTGTTTGCAAATGCTGTGAATCTTTGTCGCAGAGGCAGTGGTTTTTCCGCACTCGGAGGTTAGGACTCCAGGTGAGGTCATTCCTGTCAGCAGCTATTTATAAGAAGCAACAGAAGCTATCAAACTCTGCAAAAATGAAGCACTCTTCTGGACAAATTATGAACTATGTGACTGTCGATGCCTACCGGATTGGGGAATTCCCGTACTGGTTTCACCAAACATGGACAACAagtcttcaactttgcattgctCTGGCAATTCTGTACAATGCAGTTGGTGCTGCAGCAGTCTCATCATTGGCTGTCATCATTATCACTGTAATCGGTAATGCTCCGGTGGCCAAGCTGCAACACAAATTTCAGAGTAAGCTTATGGAAGCTCAAGATGTGAGATTGAAAGCCATGTCTGAGTCATTAGTTCATATGAAGATCTTGAAACTTTATTCATGGGAAGGTCACTTCAAGAAGGTCATCGAGGGATTGAGGGAGGTTGAGTATAAGTGGTTGTCAGCATTCCTGCTTAGGAGGGCGTACAACAGTTTCCTGTTCTGGTCATCACCTGTTTTAGTTTCGGCAGCAACCTTTCTAACATGCTATCTTTTCAAAATTCCTCTTGATGCTAGCAACGTCTTCACCACTGTGGCAACTCTGCGTCTCGTGCAAGACCCAGTTAGGACAATACCGGATGTTATTGCAGTGCTGATACAAGCTAAGGTTGGTTTCACTCGCATATCAAAGTTTCTTGATGCACCTGAGCTGAATGGACAAGTTAGGAAGAAATACCGTGCGGGCATCGATTACCCAATAGCGATGAACTCATGCAGTTTCTCCTGGGATGAGAATCCATCAAAACCAACTCTAAACAATATAAATCTGGTGGTGAAAGCTGGAGAAAAGGTTGCAATTTGTGGAGAGGTAGGATCAGGAAAGTCAACGCTTTTGGCTTCTGTACTTGGAGAGGTCCCCAAAACTGAAGGCACG ATTGAAGTCTGTGGGAAAATAGCATATGTTTCTCAGACTGCATGGATCCAAACAGGAACTGTACAGGATAATATCCTCTTCGGATCTTTGATGGACAGACAAATATACCAAGAAACAATTGAGAGATGCTCATTGGTCAAGGACCTTGAAATGCTGCCATTCGGCGACCGCACACAAATTGGGGAGAGAGGAGTAAATCTAAGTGGTGGTCAGAAGCAGCGTGTTCAGCTTGCTCGTGCACTATACCAGAATGCAGACATATATCTTCTTGATGACCCTTTCAGTGCTGTTGATGCCCATACAGCAACAAGCCTCTTTAAT GATTATGTCATGGGTGTTCTATCAGACAAGACTGTTCTTTTGGTGACCCACCAAGTGGATTTTCTACCTGTATTTGACTCCATtctg TTAATGTCAGATGGGGAGGTTATTCGGTCTGCACCTTATCAAGATTTATTGGCAGATTGCCAAGAATTCAAGTACCTTGTAAATGCACATAAAGATACTGTTGGTGTTCAAGATCCTAACAGTGCTCCCCACGGAGCAAAGGAAATACCAACAAAGGAGACAGATGGAATTCATGTAAACAGATACATAGAGTCTGTGGGGCCATCACCAGTAGATCAACTGATCAAGAAAGAGGAAAGAGAATCAGGGGATACAGGTCTTAAGCCTTATATGCTTTACCTGCGCCAGAATAAAGGCTTCTTGTATGCCTCTCTTTCTGTTATGTCTCACATAGTTTTCTTAGCTGGGCAAATATCCCAGAATTCATGGATGGCTGCCAATGTCCAAAATCCTCATGTTAGTACACTGAAGTTAATTTCTGTGTACGTTGGTATTGGAGTTTGCACAATGATCTTTGTGCTATCGAGATGTTTATTTGTCGTTGTTCTTGGCGTCCAAACTTCAAGATCCTTATTTACCCAGTTACTCAATTCATTGTTCCGTGCACCTATGTCCTTTTTTGATTCTACTCCTCAAGGAAGGATTCTTAGCCGG GTCTCTTCAGATTTGAGTATCGTTGACCTTGATATTCCATTTGCATTCATGTTTAGCCTCAGTTCCTGCTTAAACGCATATAGCAATGTGGGGGTATTGGCTGTTGTTGTATGGCAAGTTCTGTTTGTAGCACTGCCGATGATAGTTTTGGTAATTCAGTTGCAG AGGTACTATTTAGCCTCAGCTAAGGAATTGATGCGGATCAACGGAACCACCAAGTCTGCTCTAGCAAATCACTTAGGTGAATCGATCTCAGGGGCTATAACAATACGCGCCTTTGAGGAGGAAGATCGTTTCTTTGCTAAGAATTTGGAGCTAGTTGACAAGAATGCTGGTCCATACTTCTTTAATTTTGCAGCAACTGAATGGTTGATTGAACGTCTGGAAATAATGGGTGCTGTGGTTCTTTCTTCTTCTGCCTTTGTCATGGCTCTTCTTCCTGCAGGAACTTTTAGCCCTG GTTTTATTGGAATGGCACTGTCCTATGGCCTTTCCCTAAATAATTCCTTTGTTAACACCATACAAAAGCAATGTGACCTCGCAAATAAAATAATATCTGTGGAACGGGTGAACCAGTACATGGACATTCCGAGTGAAGCACCAGAAGTTATTGAAGAAAACCGACCAGCACCAGATTGGCCCCAAGTTGGCAGTGTGGAGCTTAAAGATCTGAAG ATTAGGTACAGGGAAGATGCACCCCTTGTACTACACGGTATCAGTTGCAAGTTTCAAGGTAGAGATAAGATTGGTATTGTTGGTCGAACAGGAAGTGGCAAGACAACTTTAATTGGTGCGTTGTTTCGCCTCGTTGAACCTGCTGAAGGGAAAATAATTATAGACTCCGTGGACATCAGTACAATAGGCTTACATGACCTGCGTTCACGTTTGGGCATCATTCCACAAGATCCAACACTTTTTCAGGGTACAGTAAGATACAATCTAGATCCTCTTGGGCAATTCTCAGATCAGCAAATATGGGAG GTTCTTGACAAATGTCAACTTCTTGAAGCTGTCCAGGAGAAGAAACAGGGATTGGATTCACTTG TTGCGGAAGACGGGTCGAACTGGAGCATGGGCCAAAGGCAGCTCTTTTGTTTGGGCCGCACACTTTTGAAAAGGTGTCGTATCTTGGTCCttgatgaagccactgcctctaTAGACAACACAACAGATGCCGTCCTTCAGAAAACGATCCGGACAGAATTCAAACATTGCACCGTCATTACGGTCGCCCACCGTATACCCACAGTCATGGACTGCGACATGGTACTTGCAATGAGTGATG GGAAAGTAGCAGAGTATGACAAACCCTCGAAGCTCATGGAAACTGAAGGATCTCTCTTCCGCGAGCTGGTGAACGAGTACTGGTCATACACATCAAACGGAAACATTTAG